A genomic segment from Rickettsiella endosymbiont of Miltochrista miniata encodes:
- the bla gene encoding class A beta-lactamase, producing MHYSPIMRLLLQISITIIFCLSNSPLLASTSTKKLNSLPQELAALESSSGGRIGISAINMANNSRIEYRSEERFPVCSTAKLMVVSAILKRSMIDSHFLEQKVIYKKTDLAAGYSPITKKNLIDGMSISELCEAAITYSDSTAMNILVEKLGGPKEITSFARSIGNNTFRLDRLEPKLNSAIPGDLRDTSTPAAMERSLQLLAFDKILAVPQQIKLKKWLKSNTTGNLRIRAGLPKDWVVGDKTGSGKYGTTNDIGIIWPPKCSPIIIAIYFTQTKKDAAPRDDVIASATQIILNNFAHTDRCLRLAA from the coding sequence ATGCATTATTCACCAATCATGCGCTTATTGTTACAGATCTCGATTACGATTATATTTTGTTTATCTAATTCACCCTTGCTTGCATCCACTTCCACAAAAAAATTGAACTCATTGCCTCAGGAGCTAGCTGCTCTTGAATCATCCTCGGGCGGAAGAATTGGTATATCAGCGATAAATATGGCAAATAATTCACGTATTGAATACCGCAGTGAAGAACGTTTTCCTGTATGTAGCACAGCTAAGTTAATGGTAGTTTCAGCTATTTTAAAACGCAGCATGATCGATAGTCATTTTTTAGAACAAAAAGTGATTTATAAAAAAACCGATTTAGCTGCTGGTTATTCACCTATTACTAAAAAAAATCTCATTGATGGAATGTCAATTTCTGAACTATGTGAAGCGGCTATTACTTACAGTGATAGTACTGCGATGAATATTCTGGTAGAAAAACTCGGTGGCCCTAAAGAAATTACCTCATTTGCTCGCTCCATTGGCAATAATACATTTCGACTTGATCGTTTGGAGCCTAAATTGAATTCCGCGATACCCGGTGACTTACGTGATACATCCACCCCCGCTGCGATGGAAAGAAGTCTACAACTTCTGGCTTTCGACAAAATTTTAGCAGTACCTCAACAGATAAAATTGAAAAAATGGCTAAAAAGTAATACTACAGGAAACTTACGAATTCGAGCTGGACTACCAAAAGACTGGGTTGTTGGTGATAAAACTGGAAGTGGAAAATATGGTACAACCAATGATATCGGTATAATATGGCCGCCAAAATGTTCTCCCATTATTATAGCCATATATTTTACACAAACTAAAAAAGATGCAGCTCCGCGCGATGATGTGATTGCCTCAGCTACACAGATAATACTAAATAATTTTGCGCATACAGATCGATGCCTTAGGCTTGCTGCTTAA
- a CDS encoding host attachment protein: MIWVISLNSSLGHIYSYEPKNHKLILLESLENPSAKLKESDLVSDRPGHYQTMHSAKGAYEAPSSPHEVELDHFTKILADFLKKGLDNHQYKQLILCSAPHVGGVLLGNLDKQVTETLLVNIKKNFVEADESVLINYLKENWWDIVRSNKL, translated from the coding sequence ATGATTTGGGTTATTAGTTTAAATAGTAGTTTAGGTCATATTTATTCTTATGAGCCCAAAAATCACAAATTGATCCTCTTAGAAAGCCTAGAAAATCCTAGTGCTAAATTAAAAGAAAGTGATTTGGTTTCGGATAGACCGGGTCATTATCAAACTATGCATTCTGCAAAAGGAGCTTATGAAGCCCCAAGCAGCCCCCATGAGGTGGAACTTGATCATTTCACAAAAATCTTAGCTGACTTTTTAAAAAAAGGACTTGATAATCACCAATATAAGCAACTCATTTTATGTTCTGCACCTCATGTCGGTGGGGTTTTATTAGGCAACCTTGACAAACAAGTTACGGAAACATTATTAGTTAATATCAAGAAAAACTTTGTGGAAGCAGATGAATCCGTTCTTATCAATTATCTAAAAGAAAATTGGTGGGATATCGTTCGTTCAAATAAGCTTTAA
- a CDS encoding amidase gives MSSDLCFSSARKLATLIKEKKISCVEVIQTYLNRIQQVNPKLNALVQVTEPETALKKARIADEKLANNQNLGPLHGLPITIKDCCKVQDFIISKGSNGYNFLSKEDATAVARLKAAGGIILGISNVPEFNIAYETDNDRYGQTLNPYDLNRTPGGSSGGESAIIAAGGSVLGLATDGAGSIRQPAHNTGIVGLKPTRGLIPNSGNVPSDGRGLLRPLFTYGPMARFVDDIVLSLPLLAGPDNADPDAIPISISKPLIQCKDLRIAFYSDNGIATPDKATLQTINQVTQSLQAEVQQVEFLCPPHLKELYILITETFILGGDKGLGLKNLLHHLGINKPSYLVKEFLAISRQCEFSITELHQRLRRIDELRIALEKFFIPYDAIICPVAATPAKLLGHSFIEGHDFSYLNIYNLTGWPVLTVRCGSSKEGLPIGVQIVAKPWHDSVALMIGQKLETLLGGWQKPISFP, from the coding sequence ATGAGCTCAGATCTTTGCTTTTCATCCGCAAGAAAATTAGCCACGCTAATTAAAGAAAAAAAAATTTCCTGTGTCGAGGTTATCCAAACCTATTTAAACCGCATTCAACAGGTTAATCCTAAACTTAATGCACTAGTTCAAGTAACGGAACCAGAAACTGCATTAAAAAAAGCACGCATAGCCGATGAAAAATTGGCTAACAATCAAAATCTTGGACCTTTACATGGTTTGCCTATTACTATCAAAGATTGTTGTAAAGTCCAAGACTTTATTATTAGCAAAGGAAGTAATGGTTACAATTTTCTTTCTAAAGAAGATGCAACCGCCGTCGCTAGATTAAAAGCAGCCGGTGGAATTATTTTAGGTATAAGCAATGTACCTGAATTCAACATTGCCTATGAGACTGATAATGATCGCTACGGCCAAACTTTAAATCCCTATGATTTAAATCGCACCCCGGGTGGAAGTAGTGGTGGAGAATCGGCTATTATCGCTGCAGGAGGGTCAGTACTTGGTTTAGCCACAGATGGAGCGGGCAGTATTCGCCAGCCAGCTCACAATACAGGCATTGTGGGTTTAAAACCCACGCGTGGTTTAATCCCTAATTCAGGTAATGTTCCATCAGATGGTAGGGGATTATTACGCCCATTATTTACCTATGGCCCTATGGCACGATTTGTCGATGATATCGTATTATCTCTACCTCTTTTGGCGGGTCCCGATAATGCCGATCCAGATGCGATACCCATTTCAATCAGCAAGCCTCTCATCCAATGCAAAGATTTACGGATTGCATTTTATTCAGACAATGGCATCGCTACACCAGATAAAGCAACCTTACAAACTATTAATCAAGTAACACAGTCTTTACAAGCTGAGGTACAACAAGTTGAATTTCTGTGTCCTCCTCACTTAAAAGAGCTTTATATTCTTATTACTGAGACATTTATTTTGGGTGGCGATAAGGGTCTAGGATTAAAAAATTTACTGCACCATTTGGGTATTAATAAACCTTCCTATCTAGTGAAAGAATTTCTAGCGATTTCGCGCCAATGTGAATTTTCCATCACTGAATTACATCAGCGCTTACGTCGTATTGATGAATTACGCATCGCCCTAGAAAAGTTTTTTATTCCATATGATGCAATTATATGCCCTGTAGCAGCGACACCTGCCAAATTATTAGGACATTCATTTATCGAAGGTCATGACTTTAGTTATCTTAATATTTATAATTTAACAGGCTGGCCAGTTTTAACGGTGCGCTGTGGTTCTTCTAAGGAAGGTCTACCTATAGGAGTACAGATCGTTGCTAAACCTTGGCATGACAGTGTAGCTCTCATGATAGGACAAAAATTAGAAACTTTATTAGGTGGATGGCAAAAGCCCATTTCATTTCCATAA
- a CDS encoding superoxide dismutase family protein, which translates to MFNFFKLSVAGISLLICNIALADISIPIYLTSQQGLGQPIGTIVATEKPYGVLLTPNLHNLPPGLHGIHIHQNPSCLDNGMAAGDHFDPLHSSQHLGPYGKGHLGDLPVLDVDNNGNATLPILAPRLRLNELKNHSLIIHAGSDNYSDVPAKLGGGGARIACGIIK; encoded by the coding sequence ATGTTTAACTTTTTTAAGTTGTCAGTTGCCGGCATCAGCTTATTAATCTGCAATATAGCCCTTGCCGATATTTCCATACCTATATACCTTACATCTCAACAAGGACTCGGGCAGCCCATAGGCACCATAGTTGCCACAGAAAAACCTTATGGTGTTTTATTGACACCCAATCTGCATAATCTTCCACCCGGTTTACATGGTATTCACATCCATCAAAACCCTTCTTGTCTGGATAATGGTATGGCAGCAGGTGATCATTTTGATCCTCTTCATTCTAGCCAGCATTTAGGTCCTTATGGAAAGGGTCATTTAGGGGATCTACCTGTTTTAGATGTTGATAATAATGGTAATGCCACATTACCTATTTTAGCCCCTCGACTACGCTTAAATGAACTTAAAAATCATTCTTTAATAATTCATGCGGGTAGCGATAATTACTCTGATGTTCCTGCTAAATTAGGCGGAGGTGGTGCACGCATAGCGTGTGGTATTATTAAGTAA
- a CDS encoding LysR substrate-binding domain-containing protein, whose amino-acid sequence MRITLKQLEVFVAIAKTGNVSHAAKKMYLSQSACSMALATLEEQLEGSIFDRHGKQLFLNERGRVLLPKASSVISQISELKDMMMENKKDNLSGQLIIGASKTIGNYLLPKLISELNYTHKNIQISLKIATTKAILSRLLTFNIDVALIEANCFSDKVHTYPWKKDELVIIASPKYPLSKKKKLTLSDIANARWLLRKQSSSIREKLEEKIGGKIRPFLELDDTDALKQATQAGLGISCLSRFVVEDSLKNNTLVELKTPFLTLSREFYILIHKEKYQSTVISEFLKKANT is encoded by the coding sequence ATGCGTATTACTCTAAAACAACTCGAAGTTTTTGTCGCAATTGCCAAGACAGGAAATGTAAGTCACGCAGCAAAGAAAATGTATCTTTCTCAATCAGCATGCAGTATGGCTCTTGCTACATTAGAAGAGCAATTAGAGGGTTCTATATTTGATAGGCACGGCAAACAATTATTTTTGAATGAACGCGGAAGGGTTTTGTTACCGAAAGCTAGCAGTGTCATTTCGCAAATTTCAGAACTTAAAGATATGATGATGGAAAATAAAAAGGATAATTTATCAGGCCAGTTAATCATAGGAGCGAGTAAGACTATAGGTAATTATCTATTGCCAAAACTTATTTCCGAACTAAATTACACACATAAAAATATTCAGATTAGTCTAAAAATAGCTACAACAAAAGCTATATTGTCTAGATTGCTCACGTTTAATATTGATGTAGCTTTAATTGAGGCTAATTGCTTTTCTGATAAAGTCCACACCTATCCTTGGAAAAAAGATGAGTTAGTCATAATCGCTTCCCCCAAATATCCTTTAAGTAAAAAAAAGAAATTGACGTTATCAGATATCGCTAATGCACGTTGGTTGCTACGAAAACAAAGTTCGAGTATACGTGAAAAGCTGGAAGAGAAAATTGGCGGAAAAATTCGTCCTTTTTTAGAATTGGATGATACAGATGCTCTTAAACAGGCAACTCAAGCAGGATTAGGGATAAGCTGCCTTTCTCGATTTGTAGTTGAAGATTCGCTAAAAAATAATACCTTAGTAGAGCTAAAAACCCCATTTTTAACACTGAGTAGAGAGTTCTATATTTTGATACATAAGGAAAAATATCAATCTACAGTAATATCCGAGTTTTTAAAAAAAGCCAACACCTGA
- a CDS encoding SDR family NAD(P)-dependent oxidoreductase, producing MQSIHSQQLDFWQGAARMKQSSLIGIHEDCELSGNANKNSSARSILILGATSSIARACSEIFASRHCKLFLASRDISELEHIAVDLRIRFNVDVSYAFFDITQLDSHANFFEMLIDKMGAIDGLIMAVGLIDKLDYQKVIAANFTGPISFLELYSKYLAVQKKGFIIGLSSVAGDRGRKPNYVYGASKAALTTYLQGLRNYFYPSEIQVLTIKLGLIDTKMVFGGKYPLFLAANPKKTAIKIIRALDKGRESVYIPGVWRIIMLIIRLIPEKIFKCLNI from the coding sequence ATGCAATCTATACACTCACAGCAATTGGATTTTTGGCAGGGCGCCGCGAGAATGAAACAATCTTCGTTAATTGGTATACATGAGGATTGCGAGTTGAGCGGCAACGCAAACAAAAATTCAAGTGCGAGGAGTATATTAATTTTAGGCGCGACTTCTTCTATAGCAAGGGCTTGTAGCGAAATTTTTGCTTCGAGGCATTGTAAGCTTTTTCTTGCAAGTCGAGATATTTCCGAGTTAGAACATATAGCAGTCGATCTTAGAATCCGATTCAACGTCGATGTTAGTTATGCCTTTTTTGACATTACGCAACTTGATTCACATGCGAATTTTTTTGAAATGCTGATCGATAAAATGGGTGCTATTGATGGTCTCATAATGGCCGTAGGCTTAATTGATAAATTAGATTATCAAAAAGTGATTGCTGCTAATTTTACCGGCCCCATTTCTTTTCTCGAGCTATATAGTAAGTATTTAGCCGTGCAAAAAAAAGGCTTTATTATTGGCTTAAGTTCTGTTGCAGGAGATAGGGGACGAAAACCAAATTATGTGTATGGTGCTAGCAAAGCGGCCTTGACTACTTATTTACAAGGATTACGTAATTATTTTTATCCTTCAGAAATACAAGTATTAACAATTAAATTAGGATTAATTGATACCAAAATGGTTTTTGGGGGAAAGTACCCACTTTTCTTAGCCGCCAATCCAAAAAAAACGGCGATAAAAATTATACGGGCGCTAGATAAAGGTAGAGAGAGTGTGTACATTCCTGGAGTTTGGCGGATTATCATGTTAATTATTCGCCTCATACCAGAAAAAATTTTTAAATGCCTAAATATATAA
- the acnB gene encoding bifunctional aconitate hydratase 2/2-methylisocitrate dehydratase: MSASPSSFLATYREHIQQRADQGIPPLPLDATQVTACIELIKNPAFSHEAPFLVKLLAEHVPPGVDPAAYVKAAFLAALAKGEINSPFITPTLAIELLGSMLGGYNVPILIELLDEAHDLAEIAAKQLSHTLLMFDAYHDVIAKAKKGNHYAHQVVEAWANAEWFLSKPKVPNKLTLSIFKISGEINTDDLSPATEAWSRPDIPLHSLVMFRNRMTDALQVIQQLKTKGHPIAFVGDVVGTGSSRKSAINSLLWHIGHEIPFVPNKNRGGIILGGKIAPIFRTTAEDSGAFPIEVDVSQLQMGDIIHIYPYQGRIESEQGQEIAHFTPNLTLMDAVRAGGRIPLIIGRSLTDNVRATLSYSFSKEFNRPEIIPRNGKGFTLAQKMVGKACGVPGISPGTYCEPKMTTVGSQDTTGPMTRDELKELACLGFSADLVMQSFCHTAAYPKPVDIETQHSLPDFFSSRGGVVLRPGDGIIHSWLNRMLLPDTVGTGGDSHTRFPIGISFPGGSGVVAFAAAMGVMPLTMPESVLVRFTGEIQPTITLRDLVNAIPYIALQRGLLTLDSKNKKNIFSGRVLEIEGLPNLKIEQAFEFADASAERSANGCTVRLNKEPIIEYLNSNISLLKWMSSNGYQDVRSLQRRIEAMEAWLAQPILLEPDADAEYAEIIEIDLNQIKEPLLACPNDPDDIKTLSAVTQTKVDEVFIGSCMTNIGHYRAAGSLLKNFNNRLPTVLWIAPPTKMDAHQLMQEGYYSIYGIVGARTEMPGCSLCMGNQARVRDGATVVSTSTRNFPNRMGKDANVFLASAELSAITAILGYIPNLDEYREKMKFIDTMSENLYRYLNFNQMQDYQNVSKQIDQLIGT; this comes from the coding sequence GTGTCTGCATCACCATCCAGTTTTTTAGCTACTTATCGAGAACACATTCAGCAGCGTGCCGATCAGGGTATTCCGCCTCTTCCGCTTGATGCAACACAGGTTACAGCATGTATTGAATTGATTAAAAACCCTGCTTTTTCACATGAAGCCCCTTTTCTGGTCAAGTTATTAGCCGAGCATGTTCCCCCTGGAGTCGATCCTGCAGCCTACGTTAAAGCCGCTTTTCTTGCCGCCTTAGCAAAAGGTGAAATTAATTCTCCCTTTATAACTCCAACGCTCGCCATAGAGTTACTAGGTAGTATGTTAGGCGGCTATAATGTCCCTATTCTCATTGAATTACTCGATGAAGCACATGACCTAGCTGAAATAGCAGCAAAACAACTCTCACATACCCTATTAATGTTTGACGCTTACCATGATGTCATAGCTAAAGCAAAAAAAGGCAATCACTATGCTCATCAAGTTGTAGAAGCTTGGGCAAATGCCGAATGGTTTCTCTCTAAGCCAAAAGTGCCGAATAAACTCACTTTATCTATTTTTAAGATTTCTGGAGAAATCAATACCGATGATCTATCTCCGGCGACTGAGGCCTGGAGTAGACCCGATATCCCTTTACACAGCTTGGTCATGTTTCGTAATCGTATGACAGATGCATTACAAGTTATTCAGCAACTAAAAACTAAAGGTCATCCTATCGCGTTTGTTGGAGATGTGGTGGGTACCGGCTCATCACGAAAATCAGCTATTAACTCATTATTGTGGCATATCGGCCATGAAATTCCTTTTGTTCCTAACAAGAACCGGGGTGGGATCATTTTAGGTGGAAAAATTGCCCCTATTTTCCGTACCACAGCTGAAGACTCTGGTGCTTTCCCTATCGAGGTAGATGTAAGTCAACTTCAGATGGGAGATATTATTCATATCTATCCCTACCAGGGACGAATTGAGAGTGAACAAGGTCAAGAAATTGCTCATTTCACCCCGAACTTAACACTCATGGATGCCGTGCGTGCAGGGGGTAGAATTCCTTTAATTATTGGTCGATCATTAACCGATAACGTACGAGCTACATTGTCGTATTCTTTTTCCAAGGAATTTAATCGACCTGAAATTATTCCTAGAAATGGAAAGGGATTTACCTTAGCTCAAAAAATGGTGGGTAAAGCCTGTGGAGTGCCCGGCATTAGTCCTGGGACTTATTGTGAACCGAAAATGACAACCGTAGGTTCACAAGATACAACAGGACCTATGACCAGGGATGAGCTAAAAGAGCTCGCATGTCTTGGATTTTCTGCAGACTTAGTCATGCAAAGCTTTTGCCATACAGCCGCTTACCCAAAGCCTGTCGACATTGAAACACAACATAGCTTGCCAGATTTTTTCTCTTCGCGCGGCGGGGTTGTATTAAGACCTGGTGATGGGATTATCCATTCTTGGCTTAATCGGATGCTATTACCCGATACGGTAGGTACTGGAGGTGATTCACATACGCGTTTTCCCATAGGTATCAGTTTCCCTGGTGGTTCGGGTGTCGTCGCTTTTGCAGCCGCTATGGGAGTAATGCCTTTAACCATGCCAGAATCAGTATTAGTTAGATTTACTGGCGAAATACAACCGACCATCACATTACGGGATTTAGTCAATGCAATCCCCTATATAGCCTTACAACGCGGCTTACTCACGCTAGATAGCAAAAATAAAAAAAATATCTTTTCAGGTCGTGTGTTAGAGATTGAAGGCTTACCCAATCTTAAAATTGAACAAGCTTTTGAATTTGCTGATGCATCTGCGGAACGTTCTGCAAACGGTTGTACTGTTCGCTTAAATAAAGAACCGATCATTGAATATTTAAATTCTAATATTTCTCTTCTAAAATGGATGAGCAGCAATGGTTATCAGGATGTTCGGAGTTTACAGCGTCGAATTGAAGCAATGGAAGCTTGGTTAGCCCAACCTATTTTGTTAGAGCCGGATGCCGATGCTGAGTACGCTGAAATCATTGAAATTGATCTTAATCAGATAAAAGAACCTTTATTAGCCTGTCCTAACGATCCAGACGATATCAAAACTTTATCCGCTGTAACACAAACTAAGGTTGATGAAGTATTCATAGGTTCTTGCATGACTAATATTGGTCATTATCGTGCCGCTGGAAGTTTATTAAAAAACTTTAACAACCGATTACCCACTGTATTATGGATAGCACCTCCAACCAAGATGGATGCCCACCAATTAATGCAAGAAGGTTATTACTCAATTTATGGCATCGTAGGTGCACGAACGGAAATGCCAGGCTGTTCTTTGTGTATGGGTAATCAAGCTCGCGTACGTGATGGCGCTACGGTAGTTTCCACTTCAACGCGAAACTTTCCTAATCGTATGGGAAAAGATGCTAATGTTTTTTTAGCTTCTGCTGAGTTATCTGCGATAACAGCAATTCTTGGTTATATCCCTAATTTAGATGAATATAGAGAAAAAATGAAATTTATCGACACTATGAGTGAAAACTTATATCGCTATTTGAATTTTAATCAAATGCAAGATTATCAAAACGTTTCCAAACAAATTGATCAGTTAATCGGGACTTAG
- a CDS encoding YggS family pyridoxal phosphate-dependent enzyme yields the protein MKKSIFGQLLQIKERIRNAEYRFGRSPNSVQLIAVSKTQNLEAIRLAITAGQRAFGENYVQEAEGKILGLQNLGLEWHFIGRIQTNKTKFIANNFSWIHSLADLGLAVKLNGYRKEANLTPINVCIQVNLQKETSKAGIYLEHLACLADSIAKLSHLNLRGLMAIPKPEKDFASQYKSFKALRLSLEKLKELGLELDTLSMGMSGDFEAAIAEGATHIRLGTAIFGKRKL from the coding sequence ATGAAAAAAAGCATTTTTGGCCAACTTTTGCAGATTAAAGAAAGGATAAGAAATGCAGAATATCGTTTTGGACGAAGCCCCAATTCGGTGCAGTTAATCGCTGTTAGCAAAACCCAGAATCTAGAGGCTATAAGATTAGCCATTACCGCTGGTCAGCGAGCTTTTGGTGAAAACTATGTTCAGGAGGCTGAAGGGAAAATTCTGGGACTTCAAAATTTAGGTTTAGAATGGCATTTTATAGGTAGAATTCAAACGAATAAAACAAAATTTATTGCTAACAATTTTTCTTGGATACACAGTCTAGCCGACTTAGGATTGGCAGTAAAATTGAATGGGTATCGAAAAGAAGCAAATTTAACGCCGATTAATGTTTGTATCCAAGTTAATTTACAAAAAGAGACAAGCAAGGCAGGAATATATTTAGAACATCTTGCTTGTTTAGCAGATTCAATTGCTAAACTTTCTCATCTTAATTTACGAGGCTTAATGGCAATTCCAAAACCCGAAAAAGATTTCGCTTCCCAATATAAAAGCTTTAAGGCATTGCGTTTAAGCTTAGAAAAACTAAAAGAATTAGGCTTAGAATTAGACACTTTATCCATGGGGATGTCGGGAGATTTTGAAGCGGCCATTGCAGAAGGTGCAACGCATATTCGACTAGGTACTGCAATTTTCGGAAAAAGAAAATTATAA
- a CDS encoding glycine--tRNA ligase yields the protein MAAENLEEIVSLCKRRGFIFPSAEIYGGLQGIYDYGPLGVELKNNLKAAWWKSNVYERDDIYGLDSAILTHRKIFYYSGHESTFADLLVDCRQCKKRWRLDHLIDGKCEACGSTNLTEPRAFNMMFKTTMGPVEDLDAFAYLRPETAQGIFTNFKNVMDTMSPKLPFGIAQIGKAFRNEITPRNFIFRVREFEQLEIEFFVKPGEDEKWHQYWVESRLAWWKNQGLNTERLKLLTQTATELAHYAKATVDILYKFPHGFEELEGISNRTDYDLGSHTQSQSELNINAKVSVNKESIAKLSIQDPPGSHFVPYVIEPSAGLDRGVLAILTDAYEEETLKDDKKRIVLKIKPHLAPVKVAIIPLKRNDSLLVEKAKTLKDAIQALGLGRIAYEDTGNIGKSYRRHDEIGTPLCITVDFDTIAKSENTENTENTENTENTENTENTENTENTENTENHNTVTVRDRDTMQQKRINLSRLEEYIKNYFL from the coding sequence ATGGCGGCAGAAAATCTGGAAGAAATCGTATCTTTATGCAAACGCAGAGGATTCATCTTCCCTAGTGCCGAAATTTATGGTGGTCTACAGGGAATATATGATTATGGCCCTTTAGGTGTTGAATTAAAAAATAATTTGAAGGCTGCTTGGTGGAAATCCAATGTTTATGAACGTGATGATATCTATGGATTAGATTCTGCCATTTTGACACATAGAAAAATTTTTTATTATTCAGGTCATGAAAGTACGTTTGCTGATTTACTTGTCGATTGCAGACAATGTAAAAAACGTTGGCGTTTGGATCATCTTATAGATGGAAAATGTGAAGCATGTGGTTCAACCAACCTTACTGAACCAAGAGCTTTCAATATGATGTTTAAAACCACTATGGGCCCTGTAGAAGACCTCGATGCTTTTGCCTATTTACGCCCCGAAACCGCTCAAGGAATATTTACTAATTTTAAAAATGTTATGGACACGATGTCTCCCAAACTTCCTTTTGGTATAGCGCAAATTGGTAAAGCTTTTAGAAACGAAATAACACCGCGTAATTTTATTTTTAGAGTCAGAGAATTTGAACAACTTGAAATCGAATTTTTTGTTAAGCCTGGCGAAGACGAAAAATGGCATCAATATTGGGTTGAATCTCGTTTAGCATGGTGGAAAAATCAAGGGTTAAATACCGAAAGATTAAAATTATTAACTCAAACCGCAACCGAATTGGCCCATTATGCAAAAGCAACGGTTGATATACTCTATAAATTTCCTCATGGCTTTGAAGAGCTAGAAGGGATTTCTAATCGTACCGATTATGATTTAGGTTCACATACACAAAGTCAAAGTGAATTAAACATTAATGCCAAAGTATCTGTTAACAAGGAAAGCATTGCTAAACTAAGCATTCAAGACCCTCCTGGCTCACATTTTGTTCCCTATGTAATTGAACCTTCTGCAGGTTTGGATAGAGGTGTGCTCGCGATACTCACAGATGCCTATGAAGAAGAAACACTAAAAGATGATAAAAAACGCATAGTTTTAAAAATAAAACCTCATCTTGCACCTGTCAAAGTAGCTATTATCCCTTTGAAACGCAACGATAGTTTGTTGGTAGAAAAAGCAAAAACTCTGAAGGATGCGATACAAGCTTTAGGATTAGGCCGAATTGCCTATGAAGATACCGGAAATATTGGAAAAAGCTATCGACGTCATGACGAAATAGGTACTCCACTTTGCATTACTGTTGACTTTGATACCATAGCTAAAAGTGAAAATACTGAAAATACTGAAAATACTGAAAATACTGAAAATACTGAAAATACTGAAAATACTGAAAATACTGAAAATACTGAAAATACTGAAAATCATAATACAGTTACCGTCCGTGATCGTGATACTATGCAACAAAAACGTATCAACTTATCTCGCTTAGAGGAATATATAAAAAATTACTTTTTATAA